One window of Papaver somniferum cultivar HN1 chromosome 9, ASM357369v1, whole genome shotgun sequence genomic DNA carries:
- the LOC113313482 gene encoding pentatricopeptide repeat-containing protein At3g03580, with protein sequence MIRRFYSGNQEFIRSLISKSLSIIKSHRQLTQVHSVIITSGFEQFVFFSTKLITKYSQFRDCNSSRSVFDQVSNKNNVFLWNSIIRALTQNGIFSESLELFFKMRSLGLRPDNFTFPSVINACAGLSDMENGKFVHECILEMGFGSDLFVCNALIDMYSRFRCLDEARNLFDKMSQRDIVSWNCLISGYSANKEWIEAVEIFSLSRNSGLLPDSFTVSSILPAFGNMFYVEEGLIIHGLIHKIGVDSDRLINNGLISMYCKFESLNDARKVFDEMGSRDNVSWNTMICGYSQVGLFSDAIMMFKDMIIRFKPDLLTLTDVLKACGHMKDLEFGKFVHEYMKSKGFNCSTLAGNILITMYARCGDLCSSLGVFDQLPVRDSVSWNSLISGYIDSKCYGEVIKLFKMMNDSEVKPDSVTHLMLLSMCTEQAEFIHGKVLHCNVLKMGFNSSLTVSNAILGMYAKCGSSEDSLKQFEEMKIRDAVTWNTLISGSVHSGNCELGLKVISQMRTEGLIPDCATMLSILPACSFLAIKKQGKEIHGSILKFGLDSEVHIGNALIEMYSKCGSLQNALHVFNSLKMKDVVTWTALVSAYGMYGEGKKALRAFSEMESMGILPDRIAFVAIIYACSHSGLIQEGLQCFHQMKDNYRIKPEAEHYACVVDLLSRSGHLDEAEKFILEMPVKPDASIWGALLSACRSSTSGSQISERVSKRILGCDPNNTGYYILVSNVYAGLGKWEQVSRIRKSMKGKGLKKEVGCSWIEIQNRVYVFGTGNRYIEQSEEIHKLLKKLSRLMVKEGYVADKKSVLHDVADDEKMDMLCGHSERLAIAFGLLNTKPGTKLQIMKNLRVCGDCHTVTKYISKIMNRELLVRDGNRFHLFKDGVCSCGDFW encoded by the coding sequence ATGATCCGCAGATTTTACTCAGGAAATCAAGAATTTATCCGTTCTTTGATTTCAAAGTCATTGTCAATTATAAAATCGCATCGACAATTGACTCAAGTTCACTCTGTAATCATCACTTCTGGATTTGAACAATTTGTTTTCTTCTCTACTAAACTTATAACTAAATACTCGCAATTTCGAGACTGTAATTCGTCTAGATCTGTTTTCGATCAGGTTTCAAACAAAAATAACGTTTTTCTATGGAATTCAATCATAAGAGCACTAACCCAGAATGGGATTTTCTCAGAATCTCTGGAACTTTTCTTCAAAATGAGAAGCTTGGGTCTAAGACCAGACAATTTTACTTTTCCATCTGTTATCAATGCTTGTGCTGGTTTATCAGATATGGAGAACGGTAAATTCGTTCATGAGTGTATTTTAGAAATGGGGTTCGGTTCAGATTTGTTTGTCTGTAATGCTCTGATCGATATGTACTCAAGGTTTAGGTGTCTAGATGAAGCTCGTAATCTGTTCGATAAAATGTCTCAAAGAGATATAGTTAGTTGGAATTGTTTGATTTCGGGTTACTCCGCCAATAAAGAGTGGATAGAAGCGGTAGAAATATTTAGTTTATCGAGGAATTCTGGTTTGCTTCCTGATTCCTTCACTGTTTCGAGCATTTTGCCTGCATTCGGTAATATGTTTTATGTCGAAGAGGGTTTGATCATCCATGGACTAATTCATAAAATTGGAGTTGATTCGGATAGATTGATAAACAATGGACTTATCTCAATGTACTGTAAATTTGAAAGCTTAAATGATGCTCGGAAAGTTTTTGACGAGATGGGGAGTAGAGATAATGTTTCGTGGAACACAATGATTTGCGGATACTCACAAGTTGGATTGTTTAGCGATGCAATCATGATGTTTAAAGATATGATTATTAGATTTAAACCGGATTTGTTAACACTTACCGATGTTCTTAAAGCTTGTGGTCACATGAAAGATTTGGAATTTGGGAAGTTTGTTCATGAGTACATGAAAAGTAAAGGATTTAACTGTAGTACTTTGGCTGGCAACATTCTCATTACAATGTACGCTAGATGTGGGGATTTATGTTCTTCCCTGGGAGTATTTGATCAGTTGCCGGTTAGAGATTCTGTTTCGTGGAATTCTTTGATCAGCGGCTACATAGATAGCAAGTGTTATGGTGAAGTGATTAAGCTTTTTAAGATGATGAATGACTCAGAAGTAAAACCAGATTCTGTCACTCATCTAATGCTCCTTTCAATGTGTACTGAACAAGCAGAATTTATCCATGGGAAGGTACTCCATTGTAATGTATTAAAAATGGGATTCAATTCAAGTTTGACAGTATCCAACGCAATTTTGGGTATGTATGCAAAATGTGGTAGTTCAGAAGATTCGCTTAAACAGTTTGAGGAGATGAAAATACGGGATGCAGTAACCTGGAACACTCTGATATCTGGTTCTGTTCACTCGGGAAATTGTGAATTAGGGTTGAAAGTTATCAGCCAAATGAGGACAGAGGGGTTGATCCCGGATTGCGCTACCATGTTATCAATATTACCTGCCTGTTCTTTCTTGGCAATCAAAAAGCAAGGTAAAGAAATCCATGGCTCCATACTGAAATTCGGGTTGGATTCAGAGGTTCACATTGGCAATGCGTTGATTGAAATGTACTCCAAGTGTGGAAGTCTACAAAACGCTCTCCATGTATTCAACTCCCTGAAAATGAAGGACGTGGTGACTTGGACTGCTCTGGTTTCTGCTTATGGGATGTATGGTGAAGGTAAGAAAGCTCTGAGGGCTTTCTCTGAAATGGAGTCCATGGGTATTCTCCCAGATCGTATAGCTTTTGTTGCTATTATTTATGCTTGTAGTCATTCGGGTTTGATCCAAGAAGGTTTACAGTGTTTTCATCAAATGAAAGATAACTATAGAATCAAACCCGAGGCTGAACATTATGCTTGTGTAGTGGATCTTCTATCTAGATCAGGTCATTTAGATGAAGCAGAGAAATTTATACTCGAGATGCCAGTAAAACCAGATGCAAGTATCTGGGGAGCTTTACTAAGTGCTTGTCGTTCGAGCACGAGTGGGTCTCAAATTTCAGAACGAGTTTCAAAGAGAATTCTCGGATGTGATCCAAACAATACTGGTTACTATATTCTAGTATCAAACGTATATGCAGGTTTAGGAAAGTGGGAACAAGTTAGTAGGATTCGGAAATCCATGAAAGGTAAAGGGCTTAAAAAGGAAGTGGGTTGCAGTTGGATTGAAATTCAAAACAGGGTTTATGTTTTTGGAACAGGAAATAGATATATCGAACAGTCAGAAGAAATTCATAAGTTACTCAAAAAACTGTCAAGATTAATGGTTAAAGAAGGTTATGTTGCAGATAAGAAATCTGTTCTTCATGATGTTGCCGATGATGAGAAAATGGATATGCTTTGCGGGCATAGTGAACGATTGGCAATTGCTTTTGGATTGTTAAATACAAAACCTGGTACTAAATTACAGATCATGAAGAATCTTAGAGTTTGTGGGGATTGCCATACTGTGACTAAATACATTTCGAAAATAATGAACAGAGAGTTATTAGTTAGAGATGGTAATCGATTTCATTTGTTCAAAGATGGAGTTTGTAGTTGTGGTGATTTTTGGTGA